GCCTGGCCAGCTCCACCCCGTCCTTGATGTGAGAAATAAGGATCAGGCTGGACATGGATGGCGCCAGTTTCTCATGTTTATTATGCCCGGAAACCTGGTTTTCCACGAAATAAAGGGGTTTTTTCAACTTCCCGATGTCATGGTAATGGGCGCTGGCTTTGGCCAGAAGAGGATTGGCCCCGATAGTCTCCGCCGCCGCTTCGACCATGACCCCAACGATAATAGAGTGATGGTATGTCCCCGGAGCCTGAACCATCAAGTCTCTGAGGATAGGGCGGTCCAGATTAGCCAGTTCCATGAGCTTGATGTCCGTGGTGTAACGGAAAATCATCTCAATAAGGGGGGTCAGGCCGGTGACGATAATGCCGGCTAAAAGCCCATTCAGCAGCCCTGCCCCCATATCAATCAGCATTTGGGATGATAGAGAAGTTTCATTATATAAACTCAGACCGAGCAGGATCCCGGCGTTAACCAGGCCGACCAGGATTCCTGACTGGACAATCGCCCCGCGTTCATGAACGCGGCCCACCGAGGCCAGCCCCACGATTGCCCCGACAAGATAATAAAAGGACAGAACAAAGCTGCCTGATAAAAGCCCGGTTAATGTGGAGATGGCAATGGCATAAAGAACGGCTAAAAACGGCCGCAGAAAAATGGCCGCCACCATTCCTCCGGCCGCCAGCGGCATCAGGTAAAGGAGCGTATTCTCTCCGAGTCCGACACCTCCCCTGACCAGAGCCGTACCAACCATGGAAGCCGCTTCGGCCAGGACCAGACTGACCGCCAGAAGGAAGGTCAGAAAAATAAGGTCTTTGTCCTTCAGGCGTGTCCCGGTGAAGCTCTTGAAGCTGGCAGTATAGATCACAGCTAAAAAGATCAGGGCTAGAAGGAAAACACCGCCAAGGCGGAAAAACCCGTCAAACTCGGCGCTGGCGCGGGAAAGGGCCTTAAGCTTCTGTCTGGCCAGTAAATCAACCCTCTCTCCTTCGCGGATGATCATCTCGCCGCGCTTGACCTGGAAAAAGACCGGCGCGGCCTCACGAACCGCTTCCAGTCGGCGTTTCGCTGTTTCCGCCTGGTTCGGCCTCATATTGGGCTGGAGAATCGAGCGGGCTAAGGCAACCATGGCCTTGATCTGGCCGGGCTTGAAATCATCCCGGTACAGAAGAGCCCGGGCCATAACCATTTGCTGAGCCTGTCTTAAGCTCAGGAAGGAACTCAGACTTGAATACGTCTTTTCCCGCTTCGAGAAAATATGACGGACGATGACCCCTTTATCTTCCGGGGCCGCAAGCAGGTCCTGGTCAGCCACAATGCCTCGCTCCAGAAGTTCAGTCACCAATTGGATAACAGCCTTTTCAGACTGAAGAGAGAATTTTATCTGGGAAAAGGAGTTAAAGGCTTTACTTTTAGGGTCCAAGCCAAAGGCGGCATTGAATCGCTTTTTAAACAGACTCAATGTCTGGGCATCAGGCTTGGCCGTAATGTCACCGGGCGCCGGAGGGGCATCCGCAGAAAAGGACTGGTAGAGGTAACGACCCTGGGTAAAGACGCTGCTTACCAGTTCACGAGCACGGGAAGCGGCCTGATCATCCAAATCGAAGATCGGTAAGGAATTACGACTGACCGCCGCTCTTTTGGCCACGGTCGAGGCCTGATCCAGAATCATCAGGTCCTGATCGGCCTTGATGTCCCGGTCGGCGACGTCTCCGACTTGCATCTCTATCTCTCGCGGAGAAAGCCCCGGGAAGGCCAGGAGGGCTAAAAACAGCGCCAGTAAAAGCATGAGGCAGAGGCGCAGCAGGACCGGGTTGACCAGAGGCCCTTGCTTAGCTTTGTTCCGCCGGGCGGTTCCCTTGATCTGGAGGCCCGGGACATGCAGCAGGAGACGGCTCACCTTTCCCTCCCTCTCAACCGCTGCGTGATTATTCTTTTTCAGCCTGTCCTTTCCTGACGGTCTGGGGGCTGTTTTATTCAAAGTTATCATAAGCCTTGATTATATCTCTAACGAGGCGATGCCTGACCACGTCCTTTTCGGAAAAATATATAAAGGCGATACCTCCGATACCAGATAGAATCTGAGCGGCCTCGATGAGTCCGGAGGCCTTGCCTTCGGGCAGGTCTATCTGGGTTATATCTCCGGTAATGACCGCTTTTGAGGTAAAACCGAGGCGGGTCAGGAACATCTTCATCTGTTCACTGGTCGTATTCTGCGCCTCGTCGAGGATGACAAATGAATCGTTCAAGGTGCGGCCTCGCATGAAGGCCAGCGGCGCCACCTCGATCGCTCCTTTGGAAATAAGGCGCGAGGCCTGTTCAAAGTCCATCATGTCGTGCAGGGCATCGTAAAGCGGTCTCAGGTAGGGATTAACCTTCTCGTAAAGGTCACCTGGCAGGAAGCCCAGCTTTTCGCCCGCCTCCACCGCGGGCCTGGCCAGGATGATGCGGTGAATAGAGCCCGCGGTCAGCTCCGCCACAGCCATGGCCATGGCAAGGTAGGTCTTACCTGTGCCGGCCGGGCCGATACCGAAGACGATGTCCTGCTTCCGAATAGCCTCGGTGTAATGTTTTTGAGTCAGGCTCTTGGGGGTGATGACGCTTTTGTTGACCGCGATAAAGACGGTGTCCAGAAATATCTCCTTCAGGCTGACTTTCTCCCCGCTCATCAGGATGCGGACAGCGTAATCCACGTCCTGAGGGTAGAGCGGGTAGCCGTCCTTGAGCAGTTCGTAGAGTTCACTTAGAATTCTGCGCGCCAGGCCGACCTCAATCGGGTCGCCCTCCAGGTACACCGTGCTTCCCCGGGTGTGAATCTTAAGGCCGACCTCAGCCTCTATAAACTTGAGGTGCTTTTCATGTTCACCAAATAAAGCCCTGGCCAGAAGCGTATCCGGGAAAGTAAGTTTATCGGGAGGATCGGTGGGGCCTTCACTCATGTGTAAATTCAACGTTAAACACCTTCGCCCAGGATCTGGATCAAGACGCGCCGTTCTCGCGGGCGGTTATCAAAATCAAGCAGCACGATCTGCTGCCAGGTACCGAGGGCCAAACTTCCTTCAGTCACGGGGATGGATAATGAAGGCTTGAGCAAGGCGGCCCGAACATGGGAATACCCGTTCCCATCACCCCAGCGCAGGTCATGCTCGTAATCCATGCCTTCAGGAGCCAGCCGCTCAATGGTCCGGGCCAGGTCGTTGAGAACGCCGCTTTCGTACTCAATGGTCGTTACAGAAGCTGTCGAACCCGGAACAAAGACCACCAGAATCCCGCTGGTTATCTCACTTTCGGCCAGTTTCTCCTGAACCTGACCGGTCAAATCAATAATGTCGGTCCGGGCTGAGGTTTTTAAAAGCAGTTCATAACTTTTGGCCTGCATCTTCGCCAACCACCTCTATAGGCGGTCTCTTTAGCACATTCTTCTGTCCAAGTGCAAGCCCATTCTTTCACCGCCAAAAAAGCGCTCTGGACCTATGTTTCGAGTTTGCCAGGCCCGGGTCGAAACATCTTGACGGGCCGTCTGGATCTGGTTATTATCAAATAACCTCTCCTCGGCAGGCAGATAAAAATGAACGGCATTGACATCGCCATTCTGGTCATCCTTTGTTTCTTTTTTCTCAAAGGTCTCATTCGAGGGTTTATTAAAGAAATTTTTACCATCGTGGGCCTTCTGATCGCCTTTTTTCTGGCTATCCTGTATTATCCTCAGACAGCCGACTTGCTCGAACAATTTTTCCAAAACCTCTCTTACCGGAACCTCCTGGTCTTAAGCTTCCTTTCCCTCTTCCTGGCCGTTTATATTATCATTATAGTCCTGGCTTTAATCCTGGACAGGTTCGTCAAAGTCACAATGGCAAAACCCATCAACATCCTGCTCGGCGGAGTGGTGGGCTTTGCCAAAGGCATCATCCTGGCCTCTCTTTTATTACTCGTTGTATCCGGCTTTATCGAATCAAATTCAACCATCCTGCGCGAATCTCTGACACGGCCCTACCTTCGCTTCGTTACGACTAGCATGCTAAAACTGATTCCAGCCGACCTGGAAAAGTATTTGGATCTTGAGAAAAAGAAGCTGCCTCAGAAGCTGGAAGGCGATCTTATTGATCTTACCAAATCGAAAGGCGGCCTGAAATTACCAAAAAAGGTACCAGCCCGGCGTCCTTAAAGAATTGAACCAGAGAAACATGACTAGCGCCATGCCTCCCCTGAAACGGATCAGCAGGATCCTTGAGAGCCTTCTCGATCCGAAGCAGGGGTGTCCCTGGGACAGGGAACAAACACCAGCTACACTGAAATCGTACCTGCTCGAAGAAACTTATGAGCTCCTGGCCGCGATTGAGCAAGGAGACATTCCGGCTATCAAAGAGGAACTGGGAGACTGTCTCTTTCTGCTTGCTTTTATGAGCCGTCTTTATGAGGCCGCGGAACAGTTTGATCTGGAGGAGGTCCTGAATGCGGCGGCCGATAAGATCGTTCAGCGTCACCCGCATGTTTTTGGCGAAGCCGAGACCCTGAACCGGGCGAGTGAAGTCAAGAGAAAATGGCATGAACTGAAACAGGCACAAAAACGGCCTGGCCCGTACTTGTCCAGCGTCCCTCAAAACCTCCCAGCCCTAATGCGGGCCCATCGCTTGAGTGAACGGGCCGGCCGGGTCGGTTTCGACTGGAGCCAACCTGCTCAGGTCCTTGAGACCCTGGAAAAGGAAATTGTCGAGCTGAAAGAGGCAGTCAGCGCACAGGATCAGAGCCGGGTGTCAGCGGAACTGGGAGACGTTCTCTTCACACTGACCAATCTGACCCGTCACCTGAAAGTTAACGCCGAGCAGGCCCTGCAGGCTGCCAACAACCGTTTTCAAAAACGTTTTGATTACATAGAAGAGAAGCTGGCCGCCCGAAAACAAAGGCTTGAAGAGGCAACCCTGGCCGAGATGGACCAGATATGGGAGGAGGCAAAGGCCAAAGGCCTGTGATGGCGATCAAGGCGCCGGAAAAACAAAAAAAAGGCGCTAACCCGATTCAGATTGGCGCCCTGAGGATTTGGGGTATATGATGAGCGGATTAGGTTTCAGTCACCGTAATGGCGTCTTCCTCACAGACCTCCACACAGGAATCACACCCTAAACACTCGTCCACGTTGACCGGCTCAGCCTTTCCATCTACCAATTCAAGGACGTCCACCGGGCATACTTCCACACATTCCTCACATCCGACACATTTTTCTTTATCCACTTCTACTTGCCAAGCCATATTCAATTTACCTCCTTACAAGTTAATAAATGTACTAGCCAGACCAGGATCCTTTCGACAGCCTCCTTGCAGGTGAACTCGCAAATCCTTTAAGGCATTGGTCTAATTGACTTGAACTCAAACCTTGGCCCTATCATCTGACAATTCAGCCGGGTATCAACTTCAAGCTTCATTCAGACCGAGAATTCTCAAGACTTCCAAGCCTGAATGCAGGTCAAAGTTGACTCATGACTTTTACAACAGGAGAATTGAGATTGTCAAGGACAAAAAAGTTCCTCGATTAAATAACTCATCTGGTTGATATTATAAATATTTTAACAGGAAAAAGAGCTTGTCTCCGGTGAAACAAGCCCTTTGGAGTGATCGTTGAGAAGCTGAACCCTAGGCCCTGACCTCCTCCTTGACTGCCACGGCTATCTTGTAAAGCACGGTTAAAACCGTAAAACCAATGGCATACACTCCCAGGGTGATGAAAAGCTCAGGAACCGTGGGAGAGTACTCGGTCACTTGGTGCATGGGATTGGGAACAAAACCGCCCGAGATAATCCCGAGTCCCTTATCAATCCAGATGGAGATAAAGATCATTACGCAGGCCAGGCCTAATAACCTTTCATTATGGCGCACCTGCTGAAGAATGAGGAGCAGGATGGCCACGAAGGCGAGCGACATGGAGGCCCACATGTACGGCCTGAGGATACCGTGGCCCTCGAGGCCGAAGAAGAGGTATTTAAAATGGTCCATGTGCTCCGGTATCTGGCTGTAGAACACGGTAAAAACTTCAAGGAAAAAGAAAAAGACGTTTACAATGGCGGCGTAGGTCACGATCCTGGCCAGCATTTGAATGGCTTTGGTGCCTGGGTCGAACTTGGTAAACCTTCTGATGATAAGTGACAGGATGATGAGAAGGGCCGGCCCGCCGGCAAAGGCGGAGGCTAGAAAGCGGGGCGCCATGATGGCTGTGAGCCAGTAACCTCGCCCGGGGAGGCCGGCGAAGAGAAAAGCGGTTACAGTATGGATGCTGATGGCCCAGGGAATTGAGAGATAAATAAGCGGTTTAATCCAGCGCGGGGGCCGAATCCCTTTCCGCTCAGCGGATAGTGTAATCCAGCCGATTACGATATTGAGCAGGAGATATCCATTCAGGACCATGACATCCCAGAACATGATAGAATTGAGCGTGGGATAGAGGAAGATATTTAAAAGCCTGAAAGGCCGGCCCAGGTCCACGAAGACGAACAGCATGCACATCAAGATCGCGGAGACAGCCAGGAATTCGCCCAGGATGGTTATGCGGCCGAACTCCTTGTAATTATGCAGGTAGTAAGGCAGGACGACCATGACCGCCGAGGCGGCCACGCCCACCAGGAAGATGAGCTGGGCGATGTAAATCCCCCAGGAAACGTCCCGGCTCATGCCAGTAGTACCTAAGCCAACATAAAGCTGGTAGAGAAAGCAGATAACTCCCACTCCGATTAAGGCTATTAAAGCGGTCATCCACCCGTAATATTTTTTGCTTCCGAACAAAGGTTTTTCTAGCATAGCGACCTCATATTACATAAAAAATATTTGGTCCGGTTCCAAGACCTGGTTTGCGCCGAATCGAGAACCGCTCCCTCAGGATTTTTCTGACCTCGGAGTTGGGGTCGTCCAGGTCACCAAAGACCAGGGCCTTCTCCTTACATGCCTCCACACATAATGGAATCTTACCGATAGCAAGTCTTTCGGCGCAGAAATTGCATTTCTCCACCACACCCTTGGCCCTGGTCGGGAAATCTGGATTAGTATCATCCAGATAGTTCCGCGGATTAAACCAGTTGAAGCTCCTTGAACCATAGGGACAGGCGGCCATACAAAAACGGCATCCAATGCAGCGATGGAAGTCCATCATGACAACCCCGTCCTCTTTCCGCTTAAATGTCGCCTGTGTCGGGCAAACCCTGACACAAGGAGGATTGTCGCAGTGGTTGCAGAGCACCATAAAAGGCTGGCGCTCTAAACGCTCGGCCAAATGTTCATGCTCCTGGGTCGGGAAGGCATGTTTGAAGTCTTCGTTCCAGATCCATTTTATCTCATGCTTAGCATTATTTATTTCCGGGACATTGTGACCGCGGTGGCAGGCAGTAATGCAGTCACGACAGTCGTCTCTGCACTTCTTCATATCAACGACCATGGCCCAGTGTGTCCCTTCCAGGGCCTCCTGATCCGTGGCGTAGGTTGGCTCACCTGCCTGGACGAGTGAATCTAAAACAGGCTTGGCACCCACTCCCAGCACGGACAGCCCGGCTATTTTCAGGAATTTTCTTCTGCTGCTTTCCATCACGTTTTCCCCTTTTCCGTCAAATGGCAATCCCAGCAATAAGGTAAGACCCCCAGATAGTTGTGACACTTGTCACAAAAATCAGCCTTGCTGGTATGGCAGTCCAAACAGGTATCGGTCAGACTCATTTTAAACGTCTTGCCATTTTTATTGGTATAGATTCGGTTGGCAACACGGACGACGTTGTCTCTCCAATTATTCAAAAGCTGCATGTGGGAAGCCTTCATATAATTCGTCGCCTCCACGCACGCTTTCTGGTCCTTGGGGTAGGGGCGCTCCGGTGTAGTCGAGGCCTTCCCCCGGTTATACCAGAACGGAAACGTTATCAGGATGAGAAAGATAACGAGCCCGGCCGTAATCTTGCCTCCATCATACATCCTCTTCATCCTCCATCTCTCCAAGGGGTTCGCGCCTGAGATCAAGTTCTCTCTTCTTTTCGCCCTTCATTATGAGCGCGTTGCCCAACAGTTCGTGAATGCCGCAGACACCGACCTCAGGAACCCAGTATTCCATCAAGGGTGGGAGAGTCACTCTGTCAATGGCGCAAATGCAGGCTAGCATATTCACGCCGTATTTTTGATGGACATAGTCCACGGCATTGGCCCTGGGGAAACCGGCCCGCAATCTCATCTCCATGTATTCCTCTGTATTCAGACCGGCCCCGCCTCCACAGCAGAATGTCTGCTCCTTGATGGTGTTTTCTGGCATTTCATAAAAATTATTGCAGATATTTTTGATTATGTATCGCGGCTCCTCAAGAAGCCCCATGGCCCTGGCAGGATTGCAGGAGTCATGGAAGGTGACCTTCAGGTGGTCATTGCGGCTCGGGTCCAGTTCCAGCCGGTTGTGCTTGATCAGATCGGCTGTAAATTCAGTGATATGAACCATCTTGGTTGAAGCGGTGTTGTCGAACCTCGTTCCAGTAATCGGGGAAACCGGCACCTCTAAGAAATCTGCCGGGCCGTTCATGGTATCCATGTACTGGTTGACGACGCGCCACATGTGGCCGCATTCACCGCCGAGAATCCATTTGACCCCCAGTCTCTCGGCTTCAGCATACATCTTGGCGTTTAACCTTTTCATGGCCTCATGCGAGGTGAACAGGCCGAAGTTTCCGCCTTCCGAGGCATAGGTGCTCCAGGTGTAATCAAGCCCGAGATACTCGAAGAGCATGATGTAACCCATAAGGGTGTAGATGCCCGGATCTGCGAAGACATCTCCGGAGGGCGTGATGAAAAGAATCTCAGCGCCTTTGCGATTGAAGGTCGGCTCAATCTTGAGGCCGGTGACCTCTTCGATATCCTCAACCATATACATGATATTGTCTTTGAAGGTGTGCGGCTTGAGCCCGAGGTGATTCCCGGTCAAAAAGCAGTTCGCAACCGGTTCGAGGATCCAGTTGATATTGCAGCCGACCTCGGTCAGGAGTTCCCGGCCCAGGATGGTGATTTCCGCCGTATCAATGCCATAGGGGCAGAAGACCGAACAACGCCGGCATTCGGTGCACTGGTAGAAGTAATCGAACCACTCCTTGACCACGTCCATGGTGAGCTCCCTGGCGCCGACCAGCTTCCCTAGTACTTTGCCCGATTTGGTGAAATGGTATTTATAGACCGACCTGAGAAGCTCACCCCTGAGGACAGGCATATTTTTAGGATCGCCGGAGCCGAGAAAGAACTGGCATTTGTCCGCGCAGGCGCCGCACCTGACGCAAATATCCATAAAAAGCCTTAGGGTCCGAAATTTACCCAATCGGTCTTCAAAACCGTCGAGGATGATCTCTTTCCAGTTGTCCGGAAGCTTCCAGTCCTCATCGGTGGGCGACCATTCCCTTGGATTCGGGAGATCAAGGATTTCCAGGGACTGGGGCTTGGTAGGATAGCAAAAACTGCCTGTTTTGAATTCCGCAGGCGTATCCATCCATCCCGTGCGTGGAGGTGTATAGTCTATCTTGGCTAGTTCTTCTGGTGCAGGAATTTCATCTGCCATTTTGTTCAATCCTTTTCTACTGGTATGTCAGCCTCTTTCATTAGCTCTCTAAAATCGTCCTCATACTCCTGGTAGGTATGGACCTTAACCGGGTAATTCCAGGGATTGATATGCCTGATGGCCCGGTTAGTATTTGCCAGGTTCCTGGTGGGACTCAAGAAAATCCCTCCGCTGTGCATCAGCTTACTGAATGGGAAATAGGCAATTAAAACACTGACATAAAACAGGTGGATGTAAAATAGATAGCTCACCCCGCTGATACCGTTTTCAGGCAGCTTGGGATGCAGGCCGGCCAGGCTGACGGCCAGCTCTCTGACGCTGATGACATCTACCTTGAAGAAATACCTCATCAGAATGCCGCTACCCGCGATGCAAAAGATCAGAAAGAGAGGAAAATAATCTGAGGCGAGAGAGATGTACCTGAGCTGCGGCACCACGACCCGGCGCACAAAGAGATAGCTTATGGCTGCAATCAAGGCAACACCGCTCATCATCCATACGGGCAGCCCCACTTCCATAAGCCCGTCCACGGTCTCGAGCCAGGGAATAAAAAAAGGCACCGGATCTAAGAAAAACCTTAAGTGCCTTATAATCACGGTCAAAAAAGCATAATGAAAAACCAGGCCCGCTAGCCAGAGCCATGGAAACCCACCATAAGCAAGCCTCGGGCCCTCTTTCAATTCAGACCTGGTCAGCTTGAACAGCGACCGGAAAACTAAAACCTCCAGCGCCATGCGGATGATTACTTCCAAGAGATTGCTGGGATTTTCAATTCTGTTCCGCTTGATCCAGGGAAGAGACTTCTGCTGGCCGCTGGTAGTGGGGATGCGAAACGGCACGGCAGACTTGCCCCATATTACCATCCGGTAAACGATACCTAAGATAAAAATAATGACAGCAGCGTACGGGATGATAATCCCAAAAAGATATTTGAGGTTCACCGCCGTCGTTCCGATCCAGGGAATCAAACCGATGACAACAACCGCGAAAAGTGAAAAAGCGACGTTCATACTTTGTTACCTCATTATTATGTAAGGCTTTCAGGCTAACTCCCGCCAGCTCCCGGCTTTTTTGACATTGTCCCGCGCCTCGGGCCATGCCCCGTGATCAAGTCTAGCCTGTTCATTTGAAGCTCTTTTATCTTGATCTTGTGAACTTTCTCACGACAGGACATATACACGTCAAAGGCGAGCAGGGCTAAATCGTCAATTCGGGATTCAAGTTCAAGCAACTCCTCAGAGATCCGCTTATCCTGGACCTCTTCATCCAGCTCCGCCCTGATTACCTGTTTGAGCAGGAAGATGAAGTCAAGGGCCGCAGAAGGTGAAAAGTCCTGAACAGCCCTGATCCTAATAATCTTGTCAAGACAGGCGGAGAGCTCATCAGGCTCGGCCTGCCTGTGAAGCGCGTCAAATATGGCTTCTATTTGCGTCGAAGCCGTATACCCTACCGGGTCGGCAAAGCGGTTTTTCTTCTTTTTCATGAATTTGGACATCTCAACCGAATACGTATCCGCGATCAAGGCAAACCACTTTTTAATTATGCCAGACCGTTTTTCCGCTAAAAGGTTTTCTAGGTCCATGTGAAAAATTTCCTATGGGGTTTGAAAAAAGATACCACTGCCCCACGACTCATCTGTTTCAAGCCGCGCACTCCCCGCTGGCCGGGAATAAACAGCGGTCGCACTCAGCGGCATTGATATCATATACCTTTAAATACGTCAACCCGAAAAAAGCTCCGGGGGGCCATCTTGTTTAAACGCAAGGCCTTCAAGCCCAGCCCGGACCGGCCTCTTTCAATCGGCCTGCCGGGCTTCGAGGGCCGCTTGAGCCAGATCCCCGACAATCCTGGTCTCGAGCCTTTTACCCTCATAAAGCAAGAAGCGTCCCTGATCCTCGACCAAGCCCTTAAGATCATCCTCAGCCTCAACCCACGTCATGCGGCCCAGGCACCAGCAGGCCAGGCCCCGCGCGCCAGAATCAGGATCGTTCAGACAATCAAGCACCAAATCACCGGCCTCCTCGACCAGGTCGGGACGAACCGGGGTGACCCGCGCGATGGCCCAGAGTGAGCCTCTCCGGAAGACTTCCTTCTCAATTTTTGAAATCACGATCGGGAAAAAGTCCTCCACCAGGTCCGGGTCATTTACGCAAATTTCGCCCAAGGCTTCGGGCGCGGACCAGCCGATGCTGCCAGAATCGTCATTGATCGTCCAGATCAGCCGGGCAATAACTTTCTCCAACAAAAAAGGATCCTCCCGGGCCACCCAGCCCATGGCTGTAACCGCTCGCCAGCGCATCAGTTCCTCAGTATCGAAAAGCAGCCGGTTGACAGCCCCAACGACCCGGCGATCCCGGGCTAAAAGGGTGAGAAACCCTTCCCGGTCGTTCTTTGCCAGCAGTTTGTAAACCTCAGATTTAAGGCTCATGAGCCGCTTTCCTTTGAGGTCTGCTCACAGCTTCCTTATGTTTGAACGCCAGGTCAATGAGCGCCTCGGCCCAGCGGGTCGTTCCCAAGGCGTGCAGGTGGGTATAAGTCCCGAGAACGTTATTAACGGCCAGCCCGTCCAGTCCTCGATCAAATCCGTAACCCCGCCGGACCTCGAAGACAAGATTCACCTCAGATGGCTCGTATTTCAAAGGCCGCGAGTAATGAAATTCGTGACCAACCAGTTCATGGCCTGCCGCATAGAAAGGGTTGGACTTCACAGCCTTCAGAATCGTATAACCGTGACCCTGTGGCCGACTTTCCAGCCCGAAGGTCACCGGAAACACGCCGGCCATGGGATAGGTCTTCTCCTTGACCACCATCTCCCGGCCCAGGTACATCAAGCCGCCGCACTCAGCGTAAATGGGCAGGCCGGCAGCAGCAGCCCGGTAAAGCTCCCGGCGCAGACCTTCGTTACCCGCCAGAATTTCCGCGTGAGTTTCAGGGAAGCCTCCGCCCAGGTAGAGCGCGTCAACCTCTGGCATGACAGCCATGGACAGAGCTGAGAAAGTGACCAGCTGTGCGCCCAGCCGCTCCAGAAGTTCTAGATTCTCCGGGTAATAAAACTGGAAGGCCGAATCCCGAATGACCCCGATCTTGACCTGGCCCCGAGGTTCAGGGGCTGGTCCGGGCCAGAGGCCGGGTGAGTAATCAAGGTCCGGAGCGCTGAGGGCTAACTCCCATAACCGTTCCAGGTCCAGGTGTTTTTGGGCTAAATCCGCCAGGGTCTTAATAACGACCCCTCCCGCAGGATGTTCCTGCGGCGGGATCAAGCCCAGGTGGCGTTCTGGCAAAAACTGATCCCTGGCCCTGGGGACGGCGCCAAGAATGGACAGACCGGTCTCGGCCTCAATGGTGGATCTGACCAGGGCCTCCTGCCTGGAAGTGGCCACCTGGTTGAGAATCACCCCGCCGATGTGCACCGCGGGATCAAAGTGCAGACATCCCAGCACCACCGCGGCCAGGGTTCGGGTGGCCTTGGTGCAGTCCACGACCAGGACCACGGGCGCGCCAAGAAGCTTGGCCAGGGCGGCGGTGGAATTAGTCCCCGCCTCATCAGTCCCGTCATAGAGGCCGCGGTTTCCTTCGATTAAAGCGCCGTCCAGATCGCGTCCAACCCGGCCGGTAAATGACTGCATCACCTTTTCGGCGGTCATGAGGTAGGCGTCTAGATTAAAACAGGGAAATTGAGCCGC
The sequence above is drawn from the Deltaproteobacteria bacterium genome and encodes:
- a CDS encoding PhoH family protein, with the protein product MSEGPTDPPDKLTFPDTLLARALFGEHEKHLKFIEAEVGLKIHTRGSTVYLEGDPIEVGLARRILSELYELLKDGYPLYPQDVDYAVRILMSGEKVSLKEIFLDTVFIAVNKSVITPKSLTQKHYTEAIRKQDIVFGIGPAGTGKTYLAMAMAVAELTAGSIHRIILARPAVEAGEKLGFLPGDLYEKVNPYLRPLYDALHDMMDFEQASRLISKGAIEVAPLAFMRGRTLNDSFVILDEAQNTTSEQMKMFLTRLGFTSKAVITGDITQIDLPEGKASGLIEAAQILSGIGGIAFIYFSEKDVVRHRLVRDIIKAYDNFE
- a CDS encoding YjbQ family protein — its product is MQAKSYELLLKTSARTDIIDLTGQVQEKLAESEITSGILVVFVPGSTASVTTIEYESGVLNDLARTIERLAPEGMDYEHDLRWGDGNGYSHVRAALLKPSLSIPVTEGSLALGTWQQIVLLDFDNRPRERRVLIQILGEGV
- a CDS encoding HDIG domain-containing protein, producing the protein MSRLLLHVPGLQIKGTARRNKAKQGPLVNPVLLRLCLMLLLALFLALLAFPGLSPREIEMQVGDVADRDIKADQDLMILDQASTVAKRAAVSRNSLPIFDLDDQAASRARELVSSVFTQGRYLYQSFSADAPPAPGDITAKPDAQTLSLFKKRFNAAFGLDPKSKAFNSFSQIKFSLQSEKAVIQLVTELLERGIVADQDLLAAPEDKGVIVRHIFSKREKTYSSLSSFLSLRQAQQMVMARALLYRDDFKPGQIKAMVALARSILQPNMRPNQAETAKRRLEAVREAAPVFFQVKRGEMIIREGERVDLLARQKLKALSRASAEFDGFFRLGGVFLLALIFLAVIYTASFKSFTGTRLKDKDLIFLTFLLAVSLVLAEAASMVGTALVRGGVGLGENTLLYLMPLAAGGMVAAIFLRPFLAVLYAIAISTLTGLLSGSFVLSFYYLVGAIVGLASVGRVHERGAIVQSGILVGLVNAGILLGLSLYNETSLSSQMLIDMGAGLLNGLLAGIIVTGLTPLIEMIFRYTTDIKLMELANLDRPILRDLMVQAPGTYHHSIIVGVMVEAAAETIGANPLLAKASAHYHDIGKLKKPLYFVENQVSGHNKHEKLAPSMSSLILISHIKDGVELARRNRLGQDIIDIIQQHHGTSLITYFYQKARDGQSEAHPQIEVEDYRYPGPKPQTKEAGLVLLADNVEAACRTLVEPAPARIQGMVQKIINNVFSDGQLDECELTLKDLHLIANIFNKILTGIFHRRIEYPELAAQEMPQQPRAANGYRYKQSPKDSPDKDQTINGAGQEDLRRLGIF
- the mazG gene encoding nucleoside triphosphate pyrophosphohydrolase, with the protein product MNQRNMTSAMPPLKRISRILESLLDPKQGCPWDREQTPATLKSYLLEETYELLAAIEQGDIPAIKEELGDCLFLLAFMSRLYEAAEQFDLEEVLNAAADKIVQRHPHVFGEAETLNRASEVKRKWHELKQAQKRPGPYLSSVPQNLPALMRAHRLSERAGRVGFDWSQPAQVLETLEKEIVELKEAVSAQDQSRVSAELGDVLFTLTNLTRHLKVNAEQALQAANNRFQKRFDYIEEKLAARKQRLEEATLAEMDQIWEEAKAKGL
- the nrfD gene encoding polysulfide reductase NrfD gives rise to the protein MLEKPLFGSKKYYGWMTALIALIGVGVICFLYQLYVGLGTTGMSRDVSWGIYIAQLIFLVGVAASAVMVVLPYYLHNYKEFGRITILGEFLAVSAILMCMLFVFVDLGRPFRLLNIFLYPTLNSIMFWDVMVLNGYLLLNIVIGWITLSAERKGIRPPRWIKPLIYLSIPWAISIHTVTAFLFAGLPGRGYWLTAIMAPRFLASAFAGGPALLIILSLIIRRFTKFDPGTKAIQMLARIVTYAAIVNVFFFFLEVFTVFYSQIPEHMDHFKYLFFGLEGHGILRPYMWASMSLAFVAILLLILQQVRHNERLLGLACVMIFISIWIDKGLGIISGGFVPNPMHQVTEYSPTVPELFITLGVYAIGFTVLTVLYKIAVAVKEEVRA
- a CDS encoding 4Fe-4S binding protein; translation: MAWQVEVDKEKCVGCEECVEVCPVDVLELVDGKAEPVNVDECLGCDSCVEVCEEDAITVTET
- a CDS encoding CvpA family protein; this translates as MNGIDIAILVILCFFFLKGLIRGFIKEIFTIVGLLIAFFLAILYYPQTADLLEQFFQNLSYRNLLVLSFLSLFLAVYIIIIVLALILDRFVKVTMAKPINILLGGVVGFAKGIILASLLLLVVSGFIESNSTILRESLTRPYLRFVTTSMLKLIPADLEKYLDLEKKKLPQKLEGDLIDLTKSKGGLKLPKKVPARRP